The genomic stretch agtacccaccgttttggaccaccaattccggcgtcacttttccggctaggtttccttcgattcacaatattttgaattggaaaaatctggtttcgacgaaggtattttccgaaatttctctgtgggttttgttgattgactgaaatggaagcctttaatagttgtgttttgaattttcttgttgtgttggaagcttttggtcgaaaccccatccccaaccattttttgtccaacatctgtcgaatattgcacttttgagccaatattattgttgattgacagtgggtgtggtccaccttggttgtggtcctggaatgagacagtttttttcgtgtgcactggcaagttggtcaagggggattttttcatctgtataattatttattttattttgttgcttctctactcaaatggtggattgccgagaacatgaaaataggaattctttgtgcatagtttacgccagtttcatcattctacaattgagcagtattttttgaatttttttttttttacctaatagtTCATGCCATACTTGCCCTACTTTTCTATGCATGTCTTTGTTTTTAGGTCCTCCAATATTGTTGCCACCTTTTTTAGTTGATGAGAAGAAAGGTCAATTATTGAAAGAAATGttaatcatattagtattaacatttggaagaaaagtatttttcaatggagaaaaaagtggtattattgttgggatatgatagattgtggttggttgggttttaatgactttgtaaatttttttagggaagtttcatcattctacaattgagcagtattaTATACATGGTTGGATGCTACGGCtaatttcttcttattgcatgcttgattacactgcatatttgcatgtttgtagggagccgcctatgctcatataccatctctagctactacactaacaacttagtattgtttagattacaaattgagcagtactatttctgtaggggaatcacattttaaacaatgtgattaTCTTTTGGTTAGNNNNNNNNNNNNNNNNNNNNNNNNNNNNNNNNNNNNNNNNNNNNNNNNNNNNNNNNNNNNNNNNNNNNNNNNNNNNNNNNNNNNNNNNNNNNNNNNNNNNAAATCCAACATTCACTAAGAAGCTGCCTGAGTTACAAAAGACTGTTTTCCAGTTGCTTCAGCTTGGAAAGgacatggaaaaaaaaacacGTATGGAGTTCACAAGTATAGGAATTGCAAGAATATGGTAGATGGATATAACAGGACTAGGGATGAGGCACAAATTCTACCAATCCCATCAAGTTATCAAAAATCATATCTACATTTCAAGGCCAAGCCACCAAGTAGGCGAAATGTCCAACATAATGCAGTAATAAATCTCCAAGACGAAAATAAGAAGAACAAGTTCTCCATATAGTGGAAATACCAAGATAGAAAATAATACTCCAGACAGTAATGTACTTTGAGAATATATAACAAAGCTAAAAGCTTCCAAGGTTCAATCATCCATAGACCTGAAAAAACGAAGTCTACTGACATAATAAAGTTTAGTAATCAGAAACCTAAAACCAATTGCGCAAATAGTTGTATATGATACCCATTTCTGATTATAAAAAGAACCCAAATCAGCACACGGAACTAAAAACCGAAATCAAGAAGGGAtaacagaaaatgaaaagaatccATATGTGAAAGCCAATTTCAAGTTTAAACCCATacgaaaattaataaaaaaaaaatgaaaaagaaaaggaaaaaaaacaaaagaggaagATAAGAAAGAGAACCTGGGCAATGTTGATAATGAACTGCCTGAATTTGGGGTGCCTGCCAGCCTCTTTCTTAAGCCGATTGGCAATGGGTTTGCAGATGGTTTTGAGAGCGAGGGTTCCCAACTTTACGACGGGTAGGATCATTTCTCTGTGCGCGTTTTTGTGAAAGGCTATGTGGAGCTTGAATTGGACGAACTGTGAGTGATAATGATTGGAATTGTAGAGCAACGGAAGAGAAGCTGAAAATGTCGACCGTTGAGGGAGGTCTCTGCCTCTGCCTCTGCCTCTCTGGGGTTTGGGTTTCTTCTTGCATTGGTTTCGAATCTGGACCAACAAAGCCGTGACAATGCGTGCGCAACAAGATTTCAGCTGTGGCGCTGGGGCTGAAATTGCAATTTGGAGTAGCCGAGTGGCACGATAATAAAAATGCAATCTAGCGTTTTTTTGGCACAATAAAAgttttcttatttgtttgtttttagatATGTCACGCcgtttataattaatttaagggaaattattataaaattcttaggtaaacgcgcctttattaaaaactccctgggttttttttttcggaaatttagtccttgggtcactcgaaactactagaaactccataccgttaatttttggtaactgccgttatttgaatgaaacgaaccgtttcacttaagtccacctaagtggaatttttgtatcctacgtgttcacattggacacgtaggatataaaactcaccgttttggaccatccaaaacggtgagttttatataacttgagggcttcttttttgaaactCATTTCATACGGACCATACGGACCATACAAACCACCCGATACAACCAGCGGCAAGCCACCGACGCAGCAGACGCCACCGACCCAGACCCCGCCGGCGACAGAACCACCGGAGACGGAACCCACCGGcgacagaggccaccggcgacagtacccaccaTTTTGGACCACCAATtccggcgtcacttttccggctaggtttccgtcgattcacaatattttgaatcggaaaaatctggtttcgacgaaggtattttccgaaatttctctgtgggttttgttgattgactgaaatggaagcctttaatagttgtgttttgaattttcttgttgtgttggaagcttttggtcgaaaccccatccccaaccattttttgtccaacatctgtcgaatattgcacttttgagccaatattattgttgattggcagtgggtgtggtccaccttggttgtggtcctggaatgagacagtttttttcgtgtgcactggcaagttggtcaagggggattttttcatctgtataattatttattttattttgttgcttctctactcaaatggtggattgccgaggacatgaaaataggaattctttgtgcatagtttacgccagtttcatcattctacaattgagcagtattttttttttttttacctaatagtTCATGCCATACTTTTCTATGCATGTCTTTGTTTTTAGGTCCTCCAATATTGTTGCCACCTTTTTTAGTTGATGAGAAGAAAGGTCAATTACTGAAAGAAATGttaatcatattagtattaacatttggaagaaaagtatttttcaatggagaaaaaagtggtattattgttgggatatgatagattgtggttggttgggttttaatgactttgtaaatttttttagggaagtttcatcattctacaattgagcagtattaTATACGTGGTTGGATGCTATGGCtaatttcttcttattgcatgcttgattacactgcatatttgcatgtttgtagGGAGCCCTCTATGCTCATATACCATCTCTAGCTACTacactaacaacttagtattgtttagattacaaattgagcagtactatttctgcaggggaatcacattttaaacaatgtgattatcttttgttagggtttagggtacatTATTTTTcccagtattgtttagattacaaattgaagtgagaataatcttttggcaagcttgattttatttttcttttatgagcttgattattctctcacatgtcagttatatattgttaggttcatattataagatgaacaggaggaagaaagatttcGGGATAGGAGACAATGAAAGCGAATTCTACgatgggaagatgaaaaaggtttgtgaattttaattagtgaaacccattagggaattgtgattacttctaataattgtgGGTTTCACTGTAGAATGAGCAGTCAATGTCGTCGGCATCTATAACATCATCGGTGAAAGAGGATATGGAACCTGTGCAGTGTAGGTGCGGACTTAGAAgcccaattataacatccactactataaaaaatcctgggaggcgattctatgggtgtgctatgtatgaccgtaaaaaggtatttgaatttggataatttggttttacgaaatagttattactttgtgcttgttcgtaattatcagatttttttttgtgtaattacagAAAGCTGGCCAATGTCCTTTTTTCCAATGGTATGACAAAGAAACCTGTGCTCGCGGAAGGGAGGTCCTACCTGCGCTGTATAAACAAGTTCATTCCCTGAAATGTGAAGTGTCATTACTTAGGGGCAAACTAAAGATCCAAacatatttgttggtttttttgttggtgatttgtgtactgttgatttgtctaaggttgatggggcattgaggCATGGGAATGAGGCAATTAGATTATTATCAGTGAAATAGACTATCtgttttgttgttgtcaagGATATTGTTTACTTACCTATGTTGTCCACGTGGATATATGGTTATGGCTTCTATGTAACAATTATGTAAAAATCCtgcttgttcgtaattatcaggttgttcgtaattatcaggtcggctgattacttttatggaacaactatttccatgcattagttttatttgtatgcggcaatttataattatttgtatGTTGCTCTTAAGTCTGAAATATTGAACCCTACAATATAATTTGCAGGCAGAATTAATTTTATCCGTCCACTAATACAATCTGGAATTGGTAATTGTCATGACGAAATTTCAAAATGTAATTCAATAACTAACAGTACACGTTTAATGCTTAATGAACAACATTGAAGCTAACAAGCACATAAAGTCCCAAAATGAATCCcccaattgtttttatattacaaacataaaaccaaaaaaacccgACATATCACTTGATTATAAAATGGGTATGcgggaaaaaggcaaaatgaaGAGATCTGATAAGTGATAAATGTGATCATTGCGTGGCACTACTTCCACGGCTTCTTAGTACAcgtgtagccctacgtgtactacCACGATGTGATGATTCCGCTGTTGCTTCcgcctgtggttcatgttgggatccaaaggatgcgttaacaaaaataataattatttgcagataccaaaaaaaaaaaaaaagaaaagaaaaaccggAAATCAGTgtgaatattacaaattaagcacaagtatatgagttttttaagtacaaaaaaaactgcagactaatttactaaattacaTCACCAATTTCAGCAAACTTTCAGATATTAGTGGGCAGCTATGGAATCATcgggaaataagagttttcttaagaaaaaaaaaaaaaacttgaattttacctgtgactgagtagccttacgtgtacgtacacttggctgtgatgactCGTGGACTTCTGCCTCTGCCTGTgattcatgttgggatccaaaaaatgcgttaaaaaaaagggggggcgGGGGGAATCATCgtgaaataagagttttcttaaccacaaaaaaaacatggattttacctgtgactaagtagccctacgtgtacgtacactttgctgtgatgacccgtgggcttctgcctctgcctgtggttcatgttgggatcccaaaaatgcgttaaaaaaaaaaaaaaaaaaaaaaggaaagggaaagattatgaagcatttccaaataattattatattacttgtacAAACACttcttaaatagaaaattttctaatacaaaataaagattaTGAAGCATTTCCAAATAACCTGTGCAACACTGAACTTCCATTGCATATACTAGATTTTAATCCTCCTTAACCTTTAACTTAAAgcaccctcccaaacttccaaCTTAGAGTTAGCTCCCATTATTTATTCATCAATGCAATCCTAAATAGCGCTACTGAGTTCATCCATTACATAAGCAAAGACAAAATCACATCTCAATAACCAGCTTTTCAAGTTAAATGTCGCAACATACCCTTCCAagagtaattaaaatttcacTGCTTTCAATGTAACTATTGCAGCATAAATATGAAGATTCAACAAGGTCCACAGTATTTATAGTAGCTCCTTAAAGTATGTAGATGACAAGTCAGCAAGCAGTAATGCTAAACCGCAGACAAATTTACTAAATTACAATACCAATTTCAGCAAACTTTCAGATATTACTTGGTAGCTATGAAATCATCGGGAAATAAgagttttgttaataaaaaaaaaaaaaaacttgaattttacctgtgactgagtagccctacgtgtacgcaCACTTCGTTGTGATGACCCGTGGGCTTCTGCTTCTGGTGGGGGTTGAGCTTGTGATCCCTAcaataatttaaccaaacatTCAGACAAATatcaacaataattattatattacttatacaataataattaagttaacaaattttggaatatgaaccttatgttgtaaaatgtatttgttttacCTGTGCTTGAGTAGCATCTTTTTTCGGCTTATATTTCTTCGGTTTCCACCTCTTCCGGTCCGGGTTCAAAGGTAAATGACAACCTTTATAATTATGCCCTAAACCCCCACAATTTCCACATTTAACAATATATCCACTACGGGTTAGCTTGTAGGGGTTAGTCGGCTCATCTACAGCTTTTCGCCTACTAATCTTTGGTCGACCAGGAGCCCTTCTAATGATAGCTGGCTGGATTTCATCGCATGGATCATCAGCTGGCCATGTCTGCGGACCTTTCATGCCATAAACTCGAGTTGTATATCCTTGCATATACTTGTCCATCTTGtaataatcatccaaataatcctctggtttttgtttatgcatgtaaattgcgGCACAAGCATGTGAGCAAGGGATCCCACTCACCTGCCATCTTCCACATGTGCATGTGCGATGATCTAACCGGACTAAACGCAATGGCTCGTATATGTCCTCAATCTCAAACTCCAACTCATTCTGCCACTGACTAATACAATTCCTTGTATCACTTTTTgacctctccaattttttctggATCTTTGGGCATATTGTGTAGTGCGTTGACCGAATTCCATTCCTTTTCTGCTGGAAGCGTGCCATTATTTGCAGacgaatttcttcaagcatAGTCAGTATAGGCTTAATCCTAGCTTCCTTAATCCACACGTTAAAGCTCTCAGCCAAGTTGTTTAataacatatcacttttggtttgGCAGTTGAAAGCATGTCTGGACCATGATGCCTTAGGTACACCACTAAGGTAATCGTGTGCACCTTTCTCCATTGACATTATATTCCGCATGTGATGGTCAAACGCATAAACATTGGAGGCACGTGCAGCCCCCACAACTCATCCTTCATAGCTTTCCCTGTGTAGCCTTTCGCTTTGAGGTTCGCATGTAGGTGCCGAACACAAAAGCGATGCTCAGCGTGTGGCAACACAGCCTCAACTGCAATTCCAAGCCCCTacacacataaatttatgttaaattatatgtaataacataaaggaataaaataacacaataagaacataaatagtattttacaccAAATACCTTCTGTCTGTCAGACATTATAGTCCAACCAAGTCCGCCTTCTGGCCCGCATAAGTCCTCCAATAAAATGGCAATAAACCACTGCCATGAATCTCTTGTCTCTGCCTCGGCCACAGCAATTGCAATGGGGAACATATCGTCGTTGCCATCCTTGCCTATGGCACACAACAATTGCCCCCCATAGTCCCCCTTCagatgacaagcatctaaacaaattatgggcCGACAACCATGTATGAACCCCTTCTTGCATGcatcaagacaaatatacatCCTCTGAAAGAATGCTCCATCTCTGTGTACAAaagcactactaccagggtTGGTGCTGAGTATTGCCATTGCGTATCGCCGTGTGAGGCGATATTGCTTAGAGTGCCTACCAAAAAGTTGATGCAATGCCTCCTTCTTCGCTCTATAGCAACGATCAATAGGAACATCGACGTTAAGGTCTCTCTTCACCCTCTGTTTCAATGCATATGGTGTCCACGTGGGGTCATCCTTGAAGTCCCTCTTATAAGTACGAACAAGATACTCAACATCGCATCTGGAGTTTTCGTATtgattaccacaaatatgaaccgggtagtacgtcttaatttgaaaacaagtccTGGTAGCATCAGTAGAGGCATGAATCCTCCATGAGCAATGCCCTAATTTACAGACTGCACTCACCCTACTCGTGTCATTGTGCTTGTAGTTGTAATCAAACCCTTTCTGCACAGCATGCGTCTTCAGTGCCATCTTGAATGAACCTGAATCTGCAAATTGATCCCCAAGCTCAAACGTCACTGGAATCTTCAAGTCATGCTTCAGATTGAACTGTCTAtaccgcttccttttttttccaacctcgcCAGCGTCACtttcttgcaaacttgcaagaccatcactttcatcatcagattcctcATCCCCCAAATCGGCTCCTTTCTCACCTATGTTAATGTCAACTTTTTCCCACCATTTGGACGTCCCATCCTTCTCTTTTTTGACATCATCAGCATCATAGAAAAGGTCCTCATCCTCGCCATCAGTTGCTTCGAAGTCAGTCAACAGCTCCTTGATaacttcatcaatatcctcttccactttcttcttccgtggcctaccaccacgtccttttttttttgtaccagtTTCGGGCACGGTGTCTGCACCAACATTCGGATTGTCTTCCTCGTCCTGCAAAACCGGTTGAGCAACCcgtctccttcttcttctgcgtactgaaaaaatatatacaaaaattaaaataaaaaaccaaaaacaaaagaatcaactaataaaaaaccataaataatcGTGACAACATAAAGTTAGTTGCtggtgaatattatttctaaaaaaataaataaaataaaataaaataagaatccaactcaatttcaatttgtatGTACCTCCTCGGCTGGTGGTCGGTTCCCCGCTTGGTTTCTTGGATGGCGTAATAGAACGGGCAGCCTTAGTTTTAACTCGTGGGCTTTTGAAATGTCTTGATTGAGAATTTCCACCTTCTCCACCTTGTCCTTGTACATCTCTATCTTGGCGTGCAGCATTAGGTATGTCCTCCATccctaaaagaaacaatcaaatttgttgttagTCATTCGGGAAGGGAAGGCTAAGTGATGTcatgatatattatttgaaaaacaattaagttaacaaataagaaataagtatactaccttcagccctaggtatttcatccaccccgtcaccttctccatctccatcatgaaGGGGAGgcctaggtatctcacccaccccgccaccaccttctgcaTCTCCATCATGACGGGGAGCcgtaggtatctcacccaccccaccaccaccttctccatctccatcatgccGAGGAGtactaggtatctcacccaccccgccaccaccttctccatgttgtctttcaacagcttcaagaaataaatgctcCTCTACCATTATAGCACTGTCCACCATATGCtcaacatataaatgaacatCTTGTGATCTGTACTCAGccataatatttacaaaatctacaacGTCTGCATCACTATTTAAAGATATCACTTGATTATGTGGACTATCACCGACATTATACCAACATCTAAAGTCGCTCATGTATCCTAAGTCACGAACCAACTCTTTCACTTCCCACATACTAAAATAGTCAACATCATAGCCTTTCACTTCATGGACGTCGCCACCAATGTATTTAAATGGGGTATGGGTCATTGTCCCACCGTGGTGCATGATTATATTGACAGCCATAtctgtaaacatataaaaaagtgtaagaaaaatataaaagaatgtaagaaaaaatgtttgtccatacaagaaaacacaaaaacaataatatctatctattgcaTGAAATAGATTACGTGCATGTTTTGGACTCAAGATGCCCAACTTAAGCTGATTTTGGATGTTAGGTTGACATAGTTGACAACCattcatttgggaaaaaaggacaaaacataatagtaataagggaactactagaaactccatGGGTAttgttttttctaaaatttagtccttgggtcactcggaactactagaaactccTTACCGTTAATATAGGTAAAAGAAGCAGGTTTAAGTTACATTTGCTACTTAATAACTTTCCATAGGATCAATATTTTGCCAAAGTCAccattacattatattaatatacatgtcCATCATGCTTGCTAAATATTAAGAGAATGTGAGATTAGAAACTGTCCAATCTGAAAATGTtaaagataaagttttttttttaaaaaaagaaatggaaggaaattaagcccaatctgaaaatgtgaaaatgtgAGTTATGttgctaatatatcaattttgacacatgtttatgaacttttattaataataatagaagCGTGGATAGGAATGAATAGAAATTAGaaaccaaaacaataataataataataaaatgaaatgaaaaaaaaaaaaggaaaagaaataaaggacAAACAAGGCATGGATATAGAAGTTTTTTATTGACTTGGCCCCAGCACACTGAGCCATTATTCATAAAAGGAATCGAGTGGGTACTCTTTTAACTTATTATCTCTTATTgctttgtgaatttttttttttttttttagaggccCAAGGAACAATCTTGTCGGAAgataattaacaaacaaaaggaGAGAATAgcaactaaccaaaaaaaaaaaaatcattatcattttgatctGAAGTCAAACCAAACAAATCCAGATTTTACAAGACAATCAAATCAATGATAAGCAGCACAAATTTGTGAATGCAGTATGAGATTCTTTAAGGAAATCTGTTTATTTCTtctttaataattattatattctttttttctttggctcCAAACCGATAGAGATGCGATAACATGCAAGGTATGGAGATGTAAGCAAAAAAGTTTGTCGGTGTAAGCTcatgaaaaacaattttgatatataagttagtagaaaagaaaagacgtAAATAATGTACAATAGGAATGTACGGTTGTAGTTATTTCCCTCATAATCGAAACTGCAACCAATTTAAGCggttattcatttttaaataaccGTAACCATAACCGATATGCCGATTAGCGGTTAATTGTAAATGATACAACGTTAACCATAATCTAATCCCTAAAgttctttcactttttccattgcaattagaGTAACCATTCAAAATTACTGAACTTCACCAAATgttgagagaaaaattgagtgagctaaagtttttttttctgttttttaacagtatattgagcaagttgagttgtacattaaatggaaggaaattaagccccacataaaaaaattgatagaatcccttctgcctaacacgacaaaatcccccttgaccaacttgccagtgcacacgaaaaaaactgtctcattccaggaccacaaccaaggtggaccacacccactgccaatcaacaataatattggctcaaaagtgcaatattcgacagatgttggacaaaaaatggttggggatggggtttcgaccaaaagcttcctacacaaaatgaaaattcaaaacacaactattaaaggcttccatttcagtcaatcaacaaaacccacagagaaatttcggaaaataccttcgtcgaaaccagatttttccgattcaaaatattgtgaatcgacggaaacctagccggaaGAGTGACGCCGGAATTGGTGGTCCAAAACGGTGGGTACTAtcgccggtggcctctgtcgCCGGTGGGTTCCGTCTCCGGTGGTTCTGTCGCCGGCGGGGTCTGGGTCGGTGGCGTCTGCTGCTTCGGTGGCTTGCCGCTGGTTGTATCGGGTGGTTCGTATGGTCCGTATGGAAtgggtttcaaaaaagaagccctcaagttatataaaactcaccgttttggatggtccaaaacggtgagttttatatcctacgtgtccaatgtgaacacgtaggatacaaaaattccacttaggtggacttaagtgaaacggttcgtttcattcaaataacggcaattaccaaaaattaacggtatggagtttctagtagtttcgagtgacccaaggactaaattttcgaagaaaaaaaacccaggaagtttttaataaaggcgcgtttacctaaggattttatatataatttcccttacTTTTATCTCATTATTACTTCTTTTACCATTTACTGAAAAGTTGCATGCCTTTCTTTAAACTATTCTCATCAACATAGATATTAATCGACtcttatatgtatgtatgtgtattttttttattattgtttttagatattagagtatttttttcaatatgaaattaaaataagtGTATTAAGATACCCAATATTATTACGTGTGcttaattaagaatatatatacttgttggATCTCTATACCTATTAACTTCAACTTTTCAATATATAGAATGCTTTAACAAGATGAACTCCACATTGTAATTCCACAATGATTACTATTCAATTGTCATATTGTAAAGTatgcattttataattaatcTGAGGCGTACTACTAAATTTCTCTCTTGTTAGAAATCGGCCTTTTTCGATGCTAGTTTTCTCTTATAAGGTCTAATGTCCTCGAAATTAAGTAATGAGTAATTAACTAGAAGTGTCACTGTAACCTCCCTAgtttatttattaagaaaataagtTGAAGAATTACATGAACCCGTAATGTAAGGAAAATAATAtatctcttttcaaaataagtACATATCAAGTATGAGTAGTCTGACAACACTATTCTTGTTCACTTGCTCTCCTCTCAAGTCACCTATTGACTTAGCAATTAGAGCTATTCTCCGTCAGCATACCCCAACagctcttattttattttatttttttacatatcaATGACTCTTCGGATTCCGTGCGAATTCACTCATCATCAATAATTATCAAATACAAAAGGTATGGAGTCCACCAAAAGAAATCCTCCAGGACAATAAAACTAATGGTACCACCTATATACGAACCCTAAGGGTGTCCTACCCAACTCTGCACCATTGGCCTTCAACATAGGGGCAATCTCAAAAATCAACATAGCAAGGTTATCCTATGACATCCTCATGTTTGGGCCTCCGTGCACCATCTTCTAAAGTACAACCAACTATAAAATGAAGATGTTTTAAATGCgtaaatgataaaatataaatcTACGACTTAATGAGTTAGCATAGGGGGAAACATGTCATTTTATGTAGTGAactttatatgtttttttagggaaaaatataaataagccTCTCAAACTAACATCTTTGCAATATAACCTCACAatattcaaaatgtactaaaataGACTAAGTAGTACATCAAAGTACCAACATGTGCCAAAATGACCACTTTGTTAGTAAACCCTatcaatttggatggaaaaCCGAGCATGTGTTGGGCACGTGACTATTTTCCTACGATTcttcctaaaatgcccttttatttaaaaataataaaaaaccaattaaaaataattttttaaaaaaaaacaaaaaaaaaacacacacacacacacacaaaaaggggtgcccaaaccacccccaatgtgCCACCCCAAATGTCtattttgggggtggccgaaccacccccatagtTCGCGAGCCACCCCCCAAGGCTATGGGTGGTGGCTCGAGGGCCATCCCTAAACCTCTttgggtggttcggccaccccctttggtgaattttaattttttttttaagagaaaagggcattttaggaataatc from Corylus avellana chromosome ca1, CavTom2PMs-1.0 encodes the following:
- the LOC132168176 gene encoding uncharacterized protein LOC132168176 isoform X1, with translation MSLIILSHVSYILLGSYYKMNRRKKDFGIGDNESEFYDGKMKKNEQSMSSASITSSVKEDMEPVQCRCGLRSPIITSTTIKNPGRRFYGCAMYDRKKKAGQCPFFQWYDKETCARGREVLPALYKQVHSLKCEVSLLRGKLKIQTYLLVFLLVICVLLICLRLMGH
- the LOC132168176 gene encoding uncharacterized protein LOC132168176 isoform X2, translated to MNRRKKDFGIGDNESEFYDGKMKKNEQSMSSASITSSVKEDMEPVQCRCGLRSPIITSTTIKNPGRRFYGCAMYDRKKKAGQCPFFQWYDKETCARGREVLPALYKQVHSLKCEVSLLRGKLKIQTYLLVFLLVICVLLICLRLMGH